The DNA sequence tgtgtgtgtgtgtgtgtgtggcatatgtgtgatggtgtgtgtgtgtgtgagtatgtttgtgtgagtgtgtttgtgtgagtgggtgtggatgtggtatatatgtggtgtgtgtgttagtgtgtgtgtgagtgtatgtgtgtgagtgtgtatgtgtgagtgtgagtgtgagtgtatgtgagtatgtgtgtgggtgtgtgtgatatatgtgtggtgtgtgagtgtgttagtgtgtatgtgtgagtgtatgtgtgtgagtgtgtgtgagtttgtatgtgtgtgtgagtgtgtgtgagagtatgtgagtgtatgtgtgagtgtgtgtgagagtgtgtgagtgtgtgttaaagtgtgtgtgagagaggtatgtgtgagtgtgtgtgtgtgagtgtggggggtggtatatgtggtgtgtatgtgtgagtgtgtgtgagagagaggtaTGTGTGagaggtatgtgtatgtgagtgtggggggtggtatatgtggtgtgtgtgtgtgagagagagagtgtatgtgtgagagagaggtgtgtgtatgagaggtatgtgtgtgtgtgagtgtgtgtgtgtgtgtgtgtgtgtgtgtgtgtgtgtgtgtgtgtatcaaatgGGCCCTCCTTTTGTCCTCCCTACCTGCTTCTTGACGTTGTCGATCTCAGATCTCAGCCTCTGGATCATCCGGTTCATCTCAGAGATCTCGTGCTTGGTGTTTCGCAGGTCATCGCCATGGCGGCCAGCTGTCTGTTGCAGCTCCTCATACTAAAGCCACCACAAGAGAGGAAGGACACAGTTAAGGTGGGATGGGATGCTCTTTCCCAGGTGCACAGGCAGGAACTGCCAGGAGGTAGTCAGTGGTGGAATCCCCTGGGTCTGGAGCCGATTTAGACCTTTTCAAGAAAGGGCTGTTCTTAAGTAATTTCTTGAGAGTCTTGGTTTTTCTAAAGCTACTGACATGAAATTTTCTCCAGTCCCTAGGCTTTGTGGAAAATAGATAGCTGGCTCCTCCTGCAACCTACCCTGTGAGGCCTTCCCTTAGCATTGCTATGGTCTGGAATCCTAGACAGCTCTATGCAGGCGCATCTTCTCTCTCAGGGATATTCACTCAGGCAAGCACCTACCTTGGTCTGGTACCAGGACTCGGCCTCTGTTCGGCTGCGATTGGCAATGTCCTCATACTGGGCCTTGACCTCAGCAATGATGCTGTCCAGGTCCAGGCTGCGGTTGTTGTCCATGGAGAGGACTACAGAGGTGTCAGAGACGTGTGTCTGCATCTGGGACAGCTCCTACGGGGACCCTTGAAGTTAGTCATCTGACTCTTTTATTTAACGTGAGTTTCATTCAAATTTCCCATCTATTGTGTCATAATAAAATACCCACAGGGAAAATTTGGGTTAATTGCTCACCGCATCAAAGAACATCTTAATAAAGTTGATCTCATCCATCAAGGCATCGACCCTGGCCTCCAGCTCCACCTTGTTCATGTAGGCAGCATCCACATCCTAAGGAACACAGATGATTGGCATGGACCCACATGCACCTACCTCAAGTGGCTCCGCCTCCAGGAGAGCATAGCCCAGGGCTGCTGCTTTCTCTTCGCCACACCCACCTTCTTCAACATCACAAACTCATTCTCAGCCGTGGTACGCTTGTTGATCTCATCCTCATACCTGGTGGTCAAAGGGATGGGAAGGATGAGTCAGAGCACAAGGGTCAGAAAAAGGTATCTGTGCAGTCATGGTGAGCAACCGTTCACACTAGAAAGAGGCTGCTCACATCTCACAGGCAGACAAGTATGGGACACCATGAGCCTCGGGCAAGCCCCCAGCCCCTGTACTATGCTGCCTTTTCTGAAGCTGCCTGCCAAAAGCTCATTCCAGCATCATTGCTATTATCCTGTTTCACCCATAATCCTGCAGGAGTGGAGGTATAGCTTTTGGGAGAGCATTGCTCAGCATGCACACATTCCTGAGTTCGCTCTCCAGCACCGTCAGACCCATaagccaagaaacaaaacactggCAGCCCCTTTAATCAGTATCTGATTTATGCAGCTAAAGGAATTCTTGGAGCCACCAAGCAGGGGGATTCTGCCATCAGCTCCCAGTAACTATCAAACACAGTGCTGTGTGTTTTGAGGGCACTGGGAAGAAAGCCTCAGAGGGTGATGGTTCCAGGTGGCGCTAGGGGCACACGCTGCTACTTGGGCGGGTGGGTAAATGCTTTGTAGAGGGACCTGAGCCTGGGGCTGGGACTCTCTGGACAGACTTGAAGCTATTCTTAGTGGTGTAATGCATGCTGCTAGCCTGTGGGGAAGACAGAGGCCACAGTCTGGCTATGGGGCATATCCGGTACAATGAAGACCCTGATGCCTCTTTCTCCCACATCACAGCTCACTTGTTCTTGTAGTCCTCCACCAGGTCCTGCATGTTCCTCAGTTCTGAGTCCAGGCGACCCCTCTCCCCCAGGACCCCATCCAGCTGTCTGCGGAGGTTGTTAATGTACTGTTCAAACAACGGATCCAGGTTCTGCTTTATGGTCTTGGTGCCCTGCTCCTGCAGCAGGGCCCACTTGGTGTCCAGGACCTTGTTCTGCTGCTCCAAGAACCGCACCTGGTGGGgcagagtgtgtgggggggaaggttTGGGTTTGAGGCTTCTGTGGTGTTTTCACTAGTGTGCCACCTGTCACATGCTGTCCCACCAAATCTTGTGTTCAGTGCCTGGCCTGTGACCTGTGAGGGACAATCGGCACGGATGCTCCCAACATCATCCTTTTCGGAAAGATAGGGGACAGCCAGCCCAGTAGTAGGTGGATGAGATGTAGTCTAACTATTCACGGGGGCTGAAAACCCTCTTAGACTGCTCTATAGACACTTAGGGCTCACTACAATCCTGTTATGTGAGTCCATAGATCATCTCAGTCCATTGGGATCAGACACCCTTATGGGGCAACCTCTGGAGGGGAGGAACTCTGACCCTGATTTCCAGATGCCAGTCTAACGGAAGAGGAACACAAACCAGGACAGAGGATTAACTAGAAACACAGGCAACATCAGAGCCAAGTCTGAAACTTCTTCTCTCCACCTCTGTTCAGCATTCCCTGCAGACTCACAGGCAGCTCTAGGAAGGACCATGTCTCACCTTGTCGATGAAGGAGGCAAACTTGTTGTTGAGGGTCTTGATCTGCTCCCTCTCCTCAGTCCTGACCCGCTGGATGGTGGGGTCGATTTGCAGGTTCAGAGGGGTGAGGAGGTTCTGGTTGACGGTGACCTCTTGGATGCCTCCAGGGGGGCACACTGGGAAGCCAGCTCCCCCATAGCCACCACCAAAGCCAGCTCCACCACCGAAGCCAAAGCCACTACCAGctccaccaccaaaaccaaatcCACTGCCGGCTCCTCCTCCAAAGCCAAAGCCACCGGCACCAAATTGGTTCCTGAAGCTGCCTCCGCCAGAGCTGAAGGATATCCTTTTGGAGCCCCCCACATTGTACAGGCTCCGGCTGCCATAGCCCCCGGCTCCACAAGCACCCCCAAGGCTGatcctgccaccaccaccaccaccactgcggGACACCGAGCTGAAACTCGTACGAGAGACAGATGGGGTGATGGCAGAGGAGGCGCTGAAAGAGCGGCTGCCCCCGCTGCGGAAGGACACACTGGACTGGCGAGACATAATGGTTCCTGGAGGAGCAAGAACGCGGGGTGCTGGTGGCGGGGAGGTGCTGGCGAGGTTGGCGTTCAACAGGACGCTGTGGGTGGCTCTGTAACTTAGGAGATTCGAGGTCCCCTTTTATTCCCTTAGAAGTGGGTTGGGCAGAGGAGCTGTCGAGCTGTGAATGATTAGTGGGCTGGGCATGCCTGGGGGGCAGCTGTGAGCTCACCCAGCACACCTGCACAGTGGTGTGGGGTGTAAATGCTGCTCCCAGCAGGCTCTGCTCAGTTAGGAATAACCCTTCCTAATAGCGCTGGTGTCCTGGCAGCATGTTTTGGGGGGCCTCTTGTCACCCCAGATCTGGGTGCTGTGTGTAGCCAAGAAGGATGCCAGGACATAAGGGTTATTTGTCCCTGGCCACTGTCCTAGCGGTCATTAGAGAACCAGTGACAGGATCAGTCTGGTTCACGCTGCTTTGCCAGCCCAGCTTTGGGGTTCCTGTCTATCTGTGGGGCAGAGCAGGTCACGCACTTGACAATGACCTGTTCTTCTCATGCTGGGCTGTGTGGTGGGTACTGCAGAGACCTGAGCTCTTGGCAAGGTGTCCGAGGGCCTCAAATCTTGGGTATATTCCAGAGAGAGAAGTAAAATTGAGTCCTTCACTGTGCAATGCTTTCTTTAAGAGTAGTCCATTCACCCAAGACATCACTGGACAAGATTCAGACCAGAAAGGCTCCCTCAAGCCCCAAGCTtaagatagaaaacaaaaacaaacaaacaaacaaacagaacagaacagaacagaacagaacagaacagaacagaacagaacagaacagaggatGTGTGTCTCCTCACCCAGGCTTTACACTGTTCTCTGCAAGGCCAAGTCCAGTCCTCCACAGTTCCTCCTAATTCAGCTTTTTGTGCTGCTTTTGATATTTCTTTGTCCTGGGGAGGCCTGTGTGGGGGCTTATTAAGCCAGGGACCCCATGTAatcctttacaaaaaaaaaaaagtcttgattcTCTCGACTGGCAGCCACATCTTTGCGGGGAGCTGCTCTGCCAGCCTCCCCGATATGCCCCCCAAGCTGTGTTCCAGCAAGTTCTCAGTTATTCCACCAGGGAAGACGTGAGTCACCGTATCTGTCGATACAGGCCGAAGGCCGCCGCAAACACATACCTGCAGGAGCTCCTAATCTCAGCAGGAACATGTTGAGAATTGGCCGGCCTGTTATAACGGGGAACCACCCTGTTCCAAGCAGCGGGAACTGCTGTGTTTCCTCTATCTCTGGCCCAAAGCCTCCTTCAGGGCCAAAGGCATGGAAAATGGAATTTTAAGTCTGTGAGCTGACTGCCagagaaactagacagagcaaGTTGTGGGGACCAGACAGCTGGCACAGCAGCCTGCCTGCCGGTTGCTCCAATGAGAGCTCCCAGAAGACTCTTCTGCAAAACTTCTTGGTATCCCCTGTGGCGCCTTATGAAAGAAAGGACCCTGGTTAGATTTTAGCCAGTGTCCTTCCCAAGCTGTGCCCTGTCCTTCTGGCTCAGGACTTGAGTGAGATCACCCCTCTTCCTGTGCCAGAGGAAAGCGGGGCTCTTGGACCCGGTTGGCTGAATCGAGAGGAGGGATGTGAGACTTGTTGAGAGGTCATTGGAAGAACTGGAGTAAGACATTGGAATCTCTGCACAGAGCCTGAGGTTGCCATGAGGAAACCACGGCTGTGGGAAATAATTCTTGAGGGCTGAGGGTCTGCTGAGCTGGTGATGGCTCACCAGAGCCTTGGCTGTCGAGACTGCTGAGAGGTAATCCAATCactgcccaagctggcctggcaGGTCTTGGGCAACAGGCTTGGGTGTCTCTGTCTGAAGAGTCTCAGGGACTGTGCCAGTGTTAGCTTTTATTGCCATTTAGCGACAAGAAATGAATGTCCTCAGCCCTAAGAAGAGCAGCTTGGGGCTCGAGGCAGTGCTCCTGCTAGGAGACCCCTCCTTTCTAGAAAATCACTGTCAAGGTGTgccccaccaaacacacacacacacacacacacacacacacacacacacacacaccattggtACTGTCCCACTGCCCTGGGGGAAGCTCCATCCCTCCAGGAGCTTCTAGACACCAACCCCCGCCCCTAGTCTTTGTCTATGCTATGAAGCTATGCTTGACAGGACTGGAGTGCATTCTGGCTGGCCTGAGACTTGTCATAATAGCCACACTCTGATCCCAGGGCCAGAGACCAGAGGCTGGGGGGTGTGTTGGGATGCCTCACAAGAGAATCAGTGCTCTGCCTGAGCTCTGTGGAAGCCTCCATGGTAGGGAGGGTGAACCCTCCTGCTTCACCAGATCAGTTGGGTATAAGCAACAGAGAAACCTGTTACTTATACCCAAACAGAGAGCCAGGCACCAACGCCTCTGCTGAGTGGGAGACCCACCCCGGCTTGGCATCCCTGTGGGCAGGAGGAACAGGATCACACTGAGTCCCTGGGCTCTCCTGTAGGGCACTCCCAGGACATGGCTGGACATGTCACCTAGCTCCTATTTAATTAGCAAAACCCATGCAGGGCTATGGGGTCCCCAGCAGCTGGCCTCTCTGTCAGAGGGACAAGTCGCAAGGCAGCACCTCTGCCCTGGAGAACATAGAACCTGGGTCTGTTTTATGAACAGATTCGTGGGTGAGAAAGAGGTAAATCCACAACaccttcccagaatcctctcctCAGGTCCCATGCTCCAACCTGTGTGTCTTTGAGCAAAGATACTTAATAGAAGATAGCTCAATAAAATAAAGTGGTTTTGCACATCTGACAGGGCACACCAAGGGCACAAATCGCAAAGTCCGGGGCCTCTCATCAGCTTCCCTGTAAACACCACAGCCCAAGTCAACACTGGGTTAACTTGACAGATGCAGGGTCCTCTCTCAAGCACTTCATGTGAACTCTCTCTGTCCTTGTTCTGAGTCCCAAAGACCTGCCTGTCTAGTTCCATCTCTGGGTCTGTATCTATAGGGAAAGTCTTTTGTCCTCTTCAGACAGGACACCTTCTTAGGACAGAGGAATACCTCTCCGTATTATGGGCCTCTCTCTGCTGCTTGAGCTTGCATCCTGGCTTAGACGGTATCTTGGAACACTTGGAACCCCCACATCCTGAGCAGCTCCCAGGGAAGTAGGCAAGCAATGGTGCCTTCATCTTTGCAGCTCTTCCCTTGAGTGCTCTGCACAAAACGCAGGGAGGATGGCTGAGGCATGAGTCATGTATTCATCGGGCTATGGTTGGCAGTCCCATCCCGAAGCCTGGAGCCACTTCACAAGATGGGGATGGGCAGATGGAGCAGTGAGCCCGCCCCAGACAACTCTCCACAAAGCCTAGCCTCAGGGAGGAATTGAGGAAAGAAGAATTTTCCTACCTCTGCCCAAAGCTATGGTGTCCTACCCCTACAGTTCTGGGGCCCAGTGTGGGGCTCAGTGAATTCTCAGGATTGCAGAAGcatagaaggtgtgtgtgtgtgtgtgtgtgtgtgtgtgtgtgtgtgtgNNNNNNNNNNNNNNNNNNNNNNNNNNNNNNNNNNNNNNNNtgtgtgtgtgtgtgtgtgtgtgtgtgtgtgtgtgtgcactcgagtATGTATGCGAGAGTGTGGTGCCTGCACTCAAGACAGAACTGTGTGTgaccatgcacatgtgtgtgtacccacatgcatgtgtgtatgtgtttgcctgtgtgagagagagtatgtATACCTGAGTGCAAGAGACTCTGTGCTCTTGAGAGAGAGAGTACGTgtgctatatgtatgtgtgtgcatgctctcgcatgtgtatgtgagagtgttgCATGCACTCAGGAGAGAATTacgtgtgtgagcatgcacatgtgtgtatgtgttaaactctgtgtatgttcatgtgtgtgtgtgcatgtgtgtgtgtgacacagagagTCTATCCCTGTGTGcttgagagagagtgtgtgctgtatgcatgtgtgtgtgtgcttgaatatgtgtgcaagcatgtggtgTGTATACTCAATAGAGAATTGCATACatgggcatgcacatgtgtgtgtacccagatatgtgtgtgtatgtgtttgcctcagcgtgaatgtgtgtgtgtgtgtaagtgtgtataacTAGCCATGCTGTGAAGCTGGGAAATTAGACACATAACTCCCAGCAATTCAAGGTTGACTGTGGAAGCTAGGAGCCATGCCAGCTTATTGAAGACTCTCAGACCCAAGTCTGAGATGAAGCCTAGGTAGAAATGCAAATGTCCAGAAATAAAGTCTTGGTTCAGGTTGAGCTTGGGAGCCCAGATTTCATTACCGGAGCCTTGAGTGTCAGTGTTGAATTTTCTTATCTAAGTACTTTACACTGATCATGGCCTCACTCTTGGCTGTATCTTGCCCCCAATACAGCCCTCAAAACATTCCAGAACTCTGGACATGCCTGCCCAACTGCTGGTTCCACAGTTCCCTCCACAGACTCCAGAGGAAATGAACGTGAGCTTGTTGGAATGGGCTATGCCGGCTGAGATTTCCATGCTGAGCTggctgaggcaggcaggaagggtgGGGTAACACACTGGGGGTTGTGGGGAGCAGTCTTGGCCCCATCCCTCAGATTTAACATGCGATTGGCACTTGAAATCCAGAGCTGTAGAACAGAGCCCTGAGTGTCTCTCCAACAGGCCCTTGCAAGCCTCGGGATGCCCGTCCCTCACTTCAAGGGTATTTTGCCAGTGGCGTGCATACCAAGTCTTTGAAAATCCCCCTTGCTTGGTTGAAACTATGGACTGGAAATCAACAAATGCTTTAATTAGTCAGAAGGGCTAAAAAACGGATATACCTGCCCAGCGAGAACCTTTGGGCTTTACTTTCCCATAATGGGAGGATTCTTGTtttcagacacagagagaggaagtgcCACTGCCCTGCCCTGCACAGATTTGTGCATCTAGAAATAATGTGCCACACCACAAGATTTTTACAGTTGCTGTTGTTCTGTTTATCACTCTGTGCACATTTTTTCTCTGGTCCTCGCACTTGGACAGGAGCACACCTTGCAGGTTCCTGGGAGTTTACAGTCTTCCTCTACAGTGGAGAGGCAGGGCCACACTGGATGAGCCCGCATCCCCATTCGTCAGCGGAATCAGGAGAAGCCCCCACACATCCCAGACGTGCACACATTCCTTTTCCCTCTGACCCTTTCTGCTTCCACAGAAGCTACACTGGAGAGTGGAGTCCAGTTACTGCTTCTAGGGGTTTCCACCTGACTTGTCCCAATAGGCCAAGTGCAGAAAAGCTGTCCCCACCCTGCTTTCCCTTGACTTCGGATGAGTTCCAGTCACAGAGGTTGATTCAGCACAGGGGATATTTCCATGGTCAAGAACAAAAATCTGGCCACAACCAGATTTTCTGGTGCCTTTCCCCAGCTGCCCTCAGACAGTCGTCAAGGTTTATGGACACCTTGCTGTCTTCAGGCCTCTTCTCTGCACAccctcagttcctgtctccacatTCCACTACTTGCTTTCCAGGCTGCTTGGGTCAAATGGCACTGCCAGACATTAGCAAAAACAGGCTAGACAGttgttctccaccttcctaacgctgagaacttttaatacagttcctcatgtggtggtgaccacccagccataaaatcattttcactgTCACTTCGTAACTgtaaattttgctactgttatgaatcataatgtaaatatctgatatgcacatAATCctagatgacccctgtgaaagggtcattcaaacCTCTACAAAGgtcaaggt is a window from the Mus pahari chromosome 17, PAHARI_EIJ_v1.1, whole genome shotgun sequence genome containing:
- the Krt5 gene encoding keratin, type II cytoskeletal 5, with product MSRQSSVSFRSGGSRSFSASSAITPSVSRTSFSSVSRSGGGGGGRISLGGACGAGGYGSRSLYNVGGSKRISFSSGGGSFRNQFGAGGFGFGGGAGSGFGFGGGAGSGFGFGGGAGFGGGYGGAGFPVCPPGGIQEVTVNQNLLTPLNLQIDPTIQRVRTEEREQIKTLNNKFASFIDKVRFLEQQNKVLDTKWALLQEQGTKTIKQNLDPLFEQYINNLRRQLDGVLGERGRLDSELRNMQDLVEDYKNKYEDEINKRTTAENEFVMLKKDVDAAYMNKVELEARVDALMDEINFIKMFFDAELSQMQTHVSDTSVVLSMDNNRSLDLDSIIAEVKAQYEDIANRSRTEAESWYQTKYEELQQTAGRHGDDLRNTKHEISEMNRMIQRLRSEIDNVKKQCANLQNAIAEAEQRGELALKDARNKLTELEEALQKAKQDMARLLREYQELMNTKLALDVEIATYRKLLEGEECRLSGEGVGPVNISVVTNSVSSGYGGGSSIGVGSGFGGGLGSGFAGGLGPRFTRGGGGLGLGSGLSVGGSGFSAGSSQGSMSFGSGGGSGSSVKFVSTTSSSRRSFKS